The sequence CTGGGCCATGTTCTTGCCTCAGTTAGTGAATATATTTTTCACAGTGGTTTCTGGAGGGAGGTTTTAGCTCCACTGTATCAATGAGGatattgaggctcagaaaagttaattGACTTCCTTCCATCCACAAAGGTAGTAAGTGACTTTGACTTAAAATCCATTGTTTTTTCCAATAAACCCTGTTATTTCCCCTGCTAAGTAAAGCTTTGGAATTGgttagtataaaatattttaaaaatacatatagttGTCTGTAACTGTCTTATGCAAAGTATGGGCTGTGTTATGTCATCTTGTGCTCATGTGTTTGTGTACTGTCAAAAGGCCTCCAGCTTCAAGAAGGCCAACATGGCATCGAGCACTCAGCGAAAAAGGATGAGTCCTAAGCCGGAGCTCACTGAAGAGCAGAAGCTGGAAATCCGGGAAGCTTTTGATCTCTTTGATGCTGATGGAACTGGGACCATAGATGTTAAAGAACTGAAGGCAAGCTCTATCCATTCCTGCAATTCTGTCTTGACTTTCCCCTGGCCCTTTACCTTTTTCCCTGTCTTCATTTTCATCACCTCTCTATCCCCTTGTCCCTCTTCTCCCTGCCAAGAGTAATGGGGGAGGAATGCCCTGTGGACTGTTTTCCTGTCTTTACCTCCACCAAGTGTTACTAAATAAACTTGATTGCAAATATCAATGTGATCGATGTTATAGTGTCCCTCAGTCATTTTAAGATTGTTGTATTAGATGCTGATTTGATGTTCTCTACACTGCCATATTTTGCTCCCGCTAGGTTTAGATTTGCATATTGAGACAGCATCCTGTTTTCATTGTAGGTGGCCATGAGGGCACTGGGTTTCGAACCCAAGAAAGAAGAGATCAAGAGAATGATATGCGAAATTGATAAGGAAGGGACAGGAAAAATGAACTTTAGTGACTTTTTGACTGTGATGACTCAGAAAATGGTAAGTTAGCTAAGATAATCAGCCTATTTTCTACTGATAATGATGGATAACTTTGAATCTAGATATGGAAAGTACCTCACTGAAGTAAAGCCAATAAAAACTGGAGAGTTTACCTGAGAAAAGATAGTATTTTAGACTGAGAATGAGGATGCTTAGGTTCTACTTGGCTTTCTTTGAAGTCTCAGAGTCATAGGAGAAGGCATTTTACCCTCTGTTAAAATAGTAAAAGTAGTACTGCTGtcactttttttaaactattttctttctctagctGATATGGCAACATGGTAAGGATAAGCAGTAAAACCTAGAAGCACCAGCAATTTTAAAATGCCTCACATATTTACATTACAAAATGCTTTCCATTACCAGATTTCTTAGTTAAAAATTAAGTCCCTCCCCGAAATTAAACCCTCTTTCCCTTGTTAATTGAGGTCCATATACTTTAAAGTTTGAAATCCTTCTCTCTCCAGTTTTTCTTTCTGTGCAGCCTCAGCCTGAGGGGGCTGAATCAGAAGCGTCCCTAGAGCTGGGATTGCTTCAGCAGCTGGGCTTTTTCACTGCAGGGGGGATTTGCTTCTTCAGCACTTCCAGGGTAGAATTCATCCAATCCCTAGTCTCTCAAGGGGTCACACTTTTAAAGGGTCCCCATGCAAGTCCTTGAGCCTGTTTCTCAAGCGTTCTTAGCTTATGCACCAAGCGGGTACCTCTTCCTTCTGAATTCTGAGCCAGTTATGAAATAGTTGTGGGAGTCGGGTAGGGAGCAAATGTCACCTTGGATTGGTGGGCCTGGCTTGCCTGCCTTGGCCCCGAGGCCAAAACGGGCTTCCTATCATTTGTGCCAGTCTAGGCTGGAGTTCCATGATTGAAAGTGAGAGGGCGATTGGACTGGGGTGGGCTACAGGATATGAGTAACTGCGCTATTTCCCTACTcatatgtttttatgttttgcttGTTAAGTCTGAGAAAGATACTAAAGAAGAAATCCTGAAAGCATTCAAACTCTTCGATGATGATGAAACTGGGAAGATATCTTTCAAAAATCTCAAACGCGTGGCCAAGGAGCTGGGCGAGAACCTCACTGATGAGGAGCTGCAGGTCTGTCATGTGCCGGGCGGGGTTACCCTTTCTCTTTCAAGGAAAGCCAGTGTTCTCTTGCCCCTCTGCTGACCACTTAATTTCTCCCTTGATAATCTGACAAACCTGTGGGCCCTCCTCCTGGGAAAATGCACACATGTACACTTTGACTtacaattttaggttttatagaTCCCTCTAGTCAAGGGGTTCTTCAGGCTCCCCGCTTCCAGGTGATACGGATGACAAAATATGACTGGGGTTTCGAAGAATTTGCCAGGAACCCAGCTCTTCTAAAAAGGCAGCCCGTTTCCTATGGGCAGACTCCATCATCTATTCACATAGCTTTGTTAAAAGGCTATTGCTTCCTCGACTTTTAGTTTATGAATTGATCTAACCTGAATCCTTACTGTCCGGCAGGAAATGATCGATGAAGCTGATCGAGATGGAGACGGAGAAGTCAATGAGCAGGAGTTCCTGCGGATCATGAAGAAGACCAGCCTTTATTAAAACCATTCTGGTTTTTTTCTACGGCAAGCGTGTGCAACTAGATTTAGTGCTGTCATCGTGTGAAATCTCTGTAGAGAACCAAATATTCCCTCCCTACTGATCTCCCTAATATAACTTGAGTAACAACCCCCATTCTCTTTTAGACCTTCAAAAGTGTTCTATGATGTTCACGTTGCCTGTTGTACCCATGTCGCCACAAGCAGCAGATATTTCTTCTGTGGTTCGGGTTTTCAGTTGACACCTGAAGgtcgtttttctcttttataaagcCCATTGAAGTCTCTCACTGGCTTTTGGCTGTTTGTTCGTGGTATTTCTTTTGTCTTAAAAATGAAGCCTTTCTTATTTTGAGTTGCTGTTCTCTAATGATGAGTTCTTTAGCCTTGACTACGAATTTAATCTTATCAACCATTGTGTTGAAGGCAGGCTGGCAAATACAAAACTCCTTCTCAGCTCAAggacataaaatgaaataattccttGCTATTTTCCTGACATGACTTGTTTCTTGCCTTGGGAACCCATCTGTTTTTAAAGCTAGTGGAATTTCCATTTTGCCTAAGCCTAAATGATGCTCTAAAAATACTTTTGGCAAAGTGTAAGGCTGAAAAAGAATCTCCTTGGTAATAATCTGTGCTTAGGCAAAATATGGGGAGCCCAGGCTGTTACGCAGTCGCATCCAGCCAACTTCTGGTGAGTTTATTTGGAACCTTGGAGTTGGGTTAGACTGAGGGACCTTGACCTTGCCCAGCCCCCTCCTGGCCCCCTACAGGATTACCTGCAAGAGAAGTCCTGGGAGATGATATTAAACTCCCTGTTCCAGGGTGAGGGTCGGGAGAAGAAGGGGCAGCggcaatggaaaatgaaaaacaacaatgaCAGGATTTCCTCAGTCCTCCACAAGTGGACAGGCAGAGAACTGGGTTTTCAAACTTCTGGGTACATCCTGCCCCTGGGATAAATAAAAAGAGGATGCCCAGGTAAATTTGAATTTGAGAAACAATACTTTCTCAATGTAAGTGTGTCCCACTTGGACTTTCAGTTGTTGATCTGTTACCTGCCACTCAGATTTAGTGGGGCGTTCTGCATTTTACCTGACACCCCTACCTGGAGAGCATGTGGAGGCATGATCCCGGGGCTTCCGTCCCTGGAAATCGGCACCCGGGAGGACTTGGGTGCCCACCCCTCCGTGAAGCCCACGCAGAGGGGCTGCCTTTTGGGGAGGCCTGAGACCTGGGTCCTCAAACAGACCCCAGCACTTCTtggctgggggggaggggggcaagcTACTTCTCTGGGTGCCTTGGTTCCTTGTCTGCAGTGAGGGGAAGAGCTGTGCGTAACCCAGAACCGATGAGGGTCAGATGAAAACTTCCAGCCAGGGCCTGGCTTTGGGGCGTTCGAGAAGGGAGGTGTATCAGAAATAATTCGTTTTCACTCCTTTCTTTGTTACGGTTATCATAGAAGTTCTGCTAAATGTGGGTTCATGAGAGCTCTTTAGGTGAATTGTCCCAAGTCTAGATGGCAGCGTTTCCTGGGAGGATTTGACCTTTGTTGTGTTGCTATTTTCTAATGAAAGGCGTATGATCTGATGAAAGGTATATTGGAAAGGAGTGAAAAGACCTGGGTGTTTCCTCCCATTTCACTGTTAACCGTGACCCTGGACACCTCTTTCTCTCCTACGTCATGTTTCCATGAATGAAATAAAGTCCCTCAGGGATCTCTGAGGCAGAGGGAGAGTGGCGAGTAATCTGCAGATGAAAAGCATACGGTGTTCACCCCATCTGTGCCCAGCATCCATGCTAAGATGAGTTTGCAGCTGTCCAGTGGAGGGGATGGGAACAGAGGGAGCaaagatggggtggggaggggagctggggaaggggagggagcagAAGACAGTTCATGTGGAGGCAGAAAAGCAAGTCGCAGGGGATTGGAGGGGATGGGGATGGAGAGGGAGCCAGAGGTCAGTTCACGTGTGGCTGGACTAGAGAGATGCAAGGGGATTGGGGCGTAAGGGAATGGAAGGTGAGCAGAAGTCagttcctgtgggtgcagaacaCAGGGTGGGAGAAGGATGGGTGCCGAGATGGAGCAGATGCCTGTTTATCGGGGGTGTACGAAGAGCTGTTGAGGGGCGGGGGAAATGGGGACAGAGACGCAGCAGAGGCCTGCTTGGGGTGGTGAACAATCGAGTGGCAAAGGAGGGGAATGGGGCAGAAGGGGAGTATAAGGCAGTATACATGGGGCCGGACCAGGGAAGTGTATGGCAGTGGGGGTGTTGGGAGATGGAGAGGAAGCAGATTTCAGCTCCTGTTAGGGTGGATCAGAGAGCTGTGGGAGTGACTGGGATGGGGATGGAGACGCATCTGGGTCAGCTCATGTGGGGCCTGAACAAAAAGTCAGGGCACGGGGTGGTGGGGAAGGACGACGACACTGTGGTGGGgtctctctctgttttcattctgttcataaaggactccagtagaggattaagacccatcctgaatgaggtgggccatgccttaactgaagtaacctcatcaaaaggtcctccttacgatgggttcacccccacaggaatggattagctttaagaacatgattttctggggtacacacagctccaaaaCACCACAGCTGTTTTGATCTTCAAAATACTACAATGGCTGAGAAAGACCAGAAAGTTTAACTGTGGGGTCCTAATCTAGGCCTTTTAAGGACCATGATTTGGATCTGGGGGCATCTCCACTGGTTACTGGGGGAGGTTTCCTTAAAATTAAGTCAGGCTCTGAGAGGACATGACCTCAGGAATGCTCGCCCACCTTCCACACCCCAACCTCAAGTGCCCAGATCTGCTGGCTTTTCCTTGGCCAACTGCAAAACTCAAGCCCAAGCCAGTTCTTCTCCACTAGAGGAAGCCTCTGGTTTCAACTGCAACCCCATGCCAGGGCGTCTCAACTTTATTTTGTGCTTTGGTCACATTTGCAAATACTAGAGCTTTGGGCAGCACGCTCCAAGAGAGTAATCAACTCACAACATTAAGCACTTTAGCGACAATTACAACTCAGACACTACTCCAGTAGAAAATGGCCCCCAGTCACTCAGTCACCCTTGGGTTTGATCAGAACTGCTTACTGCCTGGACTGCTCTTATTCATGACGCAGTCTGGGAACTACCCTTGTTTTGAGCCCATTGTGCTAAGTCTCTACCACAAGTTGCTCTCCACGCTCCTTCACGTCTCATGACCTGCTCAGCTCCAACATTCTACCTGGCAGAAGTTGCTGGAATAGTGTATCTTCGATTGTAGCAAAAAACGATCAGCATGCATTGATCACAGCTGTGAAGCGGTGACAGCATCCTGGTTTGCCATACTGTGATACACTGTTGAAAACGATGGTTTTTTGCAGATGACCCAAATCTCCATCAGaagtcccccctcccccactctcaCAAGGACTCCGAGCGGGCCCATTTCTAAGAACGTCACCGTGAGAACTGGATGTATGTGGACCCAAAATCACCCTCTTCTCGTCTTTTCACCACTGAGACACAGCCTTCTCTTCCAAGTGccccctttttctttctgatcGCTTCAGTCTAGAGGCTTCTTgtcatattcatgtcttttctgCTCTTTGTCACCAAGAGTTTCCCTGTAGCAGTTACTCTGCCCTCTCCTTTTTCACTTCTGAAGCTACCACCTCAATCCAGATTGGCATTGCCATAATGTTCTCCTGGCTGCTTTCTCTGACCTGTCTTTTCCCAAGAGAATCCGTGGTGCCATCTTTCTCATGCTCCCATCTTGCTCATGGAAGGAGCATGGCCTTTAGGTTCAGTCACATctggttcaaatcccatctctcCTACTCGGTacctgtgtgtgtggggggcttACTTAAccctcctgagcctcagtttcctcatgtagaAAACAAGGGTTGAAATGGGGCCAACAAATGTTGGGGGCTCAGCCACAGCTGCCCTGACAGTCCCTGTCCATCAGCCTGGTTTTCTTCTTCCCCATAAGAAGTGCCCTGGTTTGTCACCCTGACGtagagttgatttttatatatgcacTTATGCCTCTGCCATTGTCTCAAATTTGAGTTCTTGCCTTCTGAAATCTCCCTCAAAGCTCCCTCTGAGAGAGGGCCGAGCTCCCAAACAGCCTTGGAGTGTGACGAAGATGGAGGAGTGTGGACGGTGGCGAGATGCTCAGCCCATAATCGGGCTTACTAACTGTGTCGATCCCACAGCAAGGCTACGTCAACTCATTAAAAAATTCTTGCCTCCTGGAGGTTTTATTTCTGACGTCATCCCCCTCTCACGCTGAAAACCTTTTTGTGTTCTTTTGAGTGTCCTGACCAGCATGTCAAGGAaacaaacccaaacttggaaTTCATGCCACGACACTCATTGTTCGACAATGTGAGACACTGTACGTGGGAAGGTATTTGAGCCATCCCTTAAACTAACAGGCTTAAAAGACGCACCAATGACTAAGAAATGAGTCACAAAGGTGTGGAGGAAAAGCAGCAGAAGGGGCAGAGTGACAAGGTCTCTGGATGGTGTTTCTAACCTGCTATATATAGTTTAAGAAAAATGCTTTCAGGATGAAGCTGGTGAAAGGGCGAGCAAATCATATCTGGCAAGGCAGACAGCAGCTTGTGAGAGCCCTGGTGGAGCCGGCCCGCTGGACTTCCATCGCTGGCTCTGTCCCTCCAGCAAGTTAGCTAATATGCTCCTTGTTTGCTTCGTCTGTcaactatataatatataaaagaacCTACCTCGAGGGAATTGTGTGAGAATGAACCGAGTTAATATCTCTAAAGAGCTTAGAACAGGGTCTGGTACatggtaggcattcaataaatattcattgaatgaataaatttcagAATTTGGCTGCAATCCTGCACTGCAGGGTTCCAGACTTACATCCTTAATCCCAGTGTTGCAATTTAGAGGCTCCTAACTTGGGTTACTTAGACTCCAGGGACCCCTGAACCTTCCAGAGAAGATCTTTAAACTTCCTGAAAGAAGAtgcaatttttttcataaaatatcatttttaatacttttttttttttacagaaga is a genomic window of Choloepus didactylus isolate mChoDid1 chromosome X, mChoDid1.pri, whole genome shotgun sequence containing:
- the CETN2 gene encoding centrin-2 isoform X1, coding for MASSFKKANMASSTQRKRMSPKPELTEEQKLEIREAFDLFDADGTGTIDVKELKVAMRALGFEPKKEEIKRMICEIDKEGTGKMNFSDFLTVMTQKMSEKDTKEEILKAFKLFDDDETGKISFKNLKRVAKELGENLTDEELQEMIDEADRDGDGEVNEQEFLRIMKKTSLY
- the CETN2 gene encoding centrin-2 isoform X2, giving the protein MASSTQRKRMSPKPELTEEQKLEIREAFDLFDADGTGTIDVKELKVAMRALGFEPKKEEIKRMICEIDKEGTGKMNFSDFLTVMTQKMSEKDTKEEILKAFKLFDDDETGKISFKNLKRVAKELGENLTDEELQEMIDEADRDGDGEVNEQEFLRIMKKTSLY